A region of Pyxidicoccus parkwaysis DNA encodes the following proteins:
- a CDS encoding hybrid sensor histidine kinase/response regulator, whose protein sequence is MSHFAQMSKAELVRALEQLEPVLVARDALSATVQDLQRHQIELEMQNRALREAQQALEQSHHRYVDLYDFAPVAYLTLDARACIQELNLTAAELLRQERSRLVGRPFVSFLEGADVGRLLQHVRRCLAEGGAGSLELKLRIAGTRADVRLHTAPFPSGAPQGGQVCRVAMVDITELREAQAKLALSERLASLGTLAAGVAHELNNPLAFIAQCLELARLRVGEGAVGGARGEVQDLLVDAAVGTEQLRTIVRDLHTFARAEEDHRERLDVREVLGRSVRMAQGEIRHRARLVRDEAEVSPVLANEGRLGQVFLNLLVNAARAIQEGRADQNEIRVTTRNEGESVVVEVRDTGQGIPPERMARIFDPFFTTRSEGQGLGLGLSISQSLVSRMGGELTVESELGRGSLFRVRLPAAPAEHASPTPLPPRQPLRRPTRRGRILIVDDEPKLALTLGMLLEDAHEVTRCLKARDALELIRAGPLFDAILCDLMMPEMTGEQLFEAVSATQPEQARRMIFMTGGAFTAGGQDFLAHVKNPRLIKPFRVDELEAMLALIVG, encoded by the coding sequence ATGAGCCACTTCGCACAGATGTCGAAGGCCGAGCTGGTCCGCGCGCTGGAGCAACTGGAGCCCGTCCTGGTGGCCCGGGACGCGCTGTCCGCCACGGTGCAGGACCTGCAACGCCACCAGATAGAGCTGGAGATGCAGAACCGCGCGCTGCGCGAGGCGCAGCAGGCACTGGAGCAGTCCCACCACCGCTACGTGGACCTCTATGACTTCGCTCCGGTGGCGTACCTCACGCTGGACGCGCGCGCCTGCATCCAGGAGCTGAACCTCACGGCGGCGGAGCTGTTGCGCCAGGAGCGCTCGCGGCTCGTCGGCCGGCCCTTCGTGTCCTTCCTCGAGGGCGCGGACGTGGGCCGCCTCCTCCAGCACGTGCGCCGCTGTCTGGCGGAGGGAGGGGCGGGGAGCCTGGAGCTGAAGCTGCGCATCGCGGGGACGCGGGCGGACGTCCGGCTCCACACCGCGCCCTTTCCGAGCGGAGCGCCGCAGGGAGGGCAGGTGTGCCGGGTGGCGATGGTCGACATCACCGAGCTGCGGGAGGCGCAGGCGAAGCTGGCGCTCTCCGAGCGGCTGGCCTCGCTGGGCACGCTGGCGGCGGGGGTGGCGCACGAGCTGAACAATCCGCTGGCCTTCATCGCCCAGTGCCTGGAGCTGGCCCGGCTCCGGGTGGGGGAGGGCGCGGTGGGGGGCGCGCGGGGCGAGGTGCAGGACCTGCTCGTGGACGCGGCGGTGGGCACCGAGCAGCTGCGCACCATCGTGCGCGACCTGCACACCTTCGCCCGCGCGGAGGAGGACCACCGGGAACGGCTGGACGTGCGCGAGGTGCTGGGGCGCTCCGTGCGGATGGCGCAGGGGGAGATCCGCCACCGCGCGAGGCTCGTGCGGGACGAGGCGGAGGTGTCCCCGGTGCTGGCCAACGAGGGGCGGCTGGGACAGGTGTTCCTCAACCTGCTCGTGAATGCGGCGCGTGCGATTCAAGAGGGGCGCGCGGACCAGAATGAAATCCGCGTCACCACGCGGAACGAGGGCGAGTCCGTGGTGGTGGAGGTGCGCGATACCGGCCAGGGAATCCCCCCCGAGCGGATGGCCCGCATCTTCGACCCGTTCTTCACCACCCGGTCGGAAGGTCAGGGTCTGGGGTTGGGGCTCAGCATCAGCCAGAGCCTGGTGTCGCGCATGGGCGGCGAGCTCACGGTGGAGAGCGAGCTGGGACGGGGCAGCCTCTTCCGCGTCCGGCTGCCGGCGGCGCCTGCCGAGCACGCCTCGCCCACCCCGCTTCCGCCGCGCCAGCCCCTGCGCAGGCCCACCCGGAGGGGGCGCATCCTCATCGTGGATGACGAGCCGAAGCTGGCGTTGACGCTGGGGATGCTGCTCGAGGATGCGCACGAGGTGACGCGCTGCCTGAAGGCCCGGGACGCGCTGGAGCTCATCCGCGCCGGGCCCCTCTTCGATGCCATCCTCTGCGATTTGATGATGCCGGAGATGACCGGGGAGCAGCTCTTCGAGGCGGTGAGCGCCACGCAGCCGGAGCAGGCGCGCAGGATGATCTTCATGACGGGTGGGGCCTTCACCGCGGGCGGCCAGGACTTCCTGGCGCACGTGAAGAACCCGCGGCTCATCAAGCCCTTCCGGGTGGACGAACTGGAGGCGATGCTCGCGCTGATTGTGGGCTGA
- a CDS encoding patatin-like phospholipase family protein: MAMTDRPATLVLSGGGAKGAFQVGAERVLREVHGFQWERVFGVSVGALNAAMVAQQAYKELNDIWLNIRESDVYRKFPWPVIALRIGLLRKLGLYDGSPLRDLVYKHAAGRPFVVPAHVGRVSLVSGLYEQVSSDSKEFLDAVWHSATMPVIWEPIGANAIVDGGLRNVTPLGDALEFGPTEIVVLSCSSPRIEPAKAPSNILDVAKRALTDITVNEILLNDVDEFIRINDLVRQAYDEGVTLRRPDGTPYRYCRITVIEPAKPLGDTLDFSPEMIRMRMRHGEEMARSAMQPPGVAPSERRPPQVGPYTVPPLHA, from the coding sequence ATGGCCATGACGGACCGTCCCGCGACGCTCGTGCTCTCGGGTGGTGGCGCGAAGGGGGCCTTCCAGGTGGGGGCCGAGCGCGTCCTGCGCGAGGTGCACGGGTTCCAATGGGAGCGCGTCTTCGGCGTCTCCGTGGGCGCGCTCAACGCCGCGATGGTGGCGCAGCAGGCCTACAAGGAACTGAACGACATCTGGCTCAACATCCGCGAGTCGGACGTGTACCGGAAGTTCCCCTGGCCCGTCATCGCCCTCCGCATCGGTCTGCTGCGCAAGCTCGGCCTCTATGACGGCTCGCCGCTGCGCGACCTCGTCTACAAGCACGCCGCTGGCCGTCCCTTCGTGGTGCCCGCGCACGTGGGCCGCGTGTCGCTGGTGTCCGGCCTGTACGAGCAGGTCTCCAGTGACTCGAAGGAGTTCCTGGACGCCGTGTGGCACAGCGCCACCATGCCCGTCATCTGGGAGCCCATCGGCGCCAACGCCATCGTCGACGGTGGCCTGCGCAACGTCACGCCGCTCGGAGATGCGCTGGAGTTCGGCCCGACGGAAATCGTCGTCCTCAGTTGCTCCTCGCCGAGAATCGAACCGGCGAAGGCTCCGTCCAACATCCTCGACGTGGCCAAGCGCGCGCTCACCGACATCACCGTCAACGAAATCCTCCTCAACGACGTGGACGAGTTCATCCGCATCAACGACCTCGTCCGCCAGGCGTACGACGAGGGCGTGACGCTGCGCCGTCCCGACGGCACGCCGTACCGCTATTGCCGCATCACCGTCATCGAGCCCGCGAAGCCGCTGGGCGACACGCTCGACTTCTCGCCGGAGATGATTCGCATGCGCATGCGTCACGGCGAGGAGATGGCCCGGTCCGCCATGCAGCCCCCTGGCGTGGCGCCGAGCGAGCGCAGGCCGCCGCAGGTGGGGCCCTACACGGTGCCCCCCCTGCACGCGTAA
- a CDS encoding phosphatase PAP2 family protein — protein sequence MSERPRLFGVPRRDELLLTGSLALGFAFFFLAVYGGASWVTGFYSGGLRVDLPFERHIPFIPAWAAVYVSMDVLLLLSLFVFRTWKDMVPFALALCAETVVGAVVFVLLPVEVAWPARVVHDGWAGIFFVADTMNLERNYLPSLHVAFACTAALAYAERSGWLARVLFGLWAAAIAASTLFIHEHHLVDVVAGALLAWGMWRFIAPRARGEDFLAALRVEAFCARELYRFSRRHLRYALIALALYRYSLGRWWRAARVARVGFCFLQLVDDVLDGDRPVDGEPLDWVDALLTELEPGRGQGIGTEAMPGQMRATASEMAREQATDIAATLGRVLLDSLESPEARANVFALMRTMRRDRERVREQRWLSAEQLIAQHRDTFRLSVDLMLHVAGADVRASDVPALIDAFGWCSSLRDLREDLEAGLYNVPAEVAEEVRAEGANPADCDALLASTTGRAWVVAEYARARVLLDRSAEDLATLEGRTGVPLLRLFHRSIESFRARRLPRRLPFLREPASVKPWPSGAASSGPR from the coding sequence ATGAGCGAGCGCCCCAGGCTGTTCGGTGTGCCTCGCCGCGATGAGTTGCTGCTCACCGGCTCGCTCGCGCTCGGCTTCGCGTTCTTCTTCCTCGCCGTGTACGGCGGCGCGAGCTGGGTGACGGGCTTCTATTCCGGTGGCCTCCGCGTGGACCTGCCCTTCGAGCGGCACATCCCATTCATCCCCGCCTGGGCCGCCGTCTACGTGAGCATGGACGTGCTCCTGCTCCTGTCGCTCTTCGTGTTCCGCACGTGGAAGGACATGGTGCCCTTCGCGCTCGCGCTCTGTGCGGAGACGGTGGTGGGTGCGGTTGTCTTCGTGTTGCTGCCGGTGGAGGTCGCCTGGCCCGCGCGCGTCGTGCACGATGGCTGGGCCGGCATCTTCTTCGTGGCCGACACGATGAACCTGGAGCGCAACTACCTGCCGTCGCTCCATGTGGCCTTCGCCTGCACGGCCGCGCTGGCGTATGCGGAGCGCTCGGGCTGGCTCGCGCGAGTCCTCTTCGGCCTATGGGCTGCGGCCATTGCCGCGTCCACGTTGTTCATCCACGAGCACCACCTGGTGGACGTGGTGGCGGGCGCGCTGCTCGCCTGGGGGATGTGGCGCTTCATTGCGCCCCGGGCCCGTGGTGAGGATTTCCTGGCCGCGCTTCGGGTGGAAGCCTTCTGTGCCCGTGAGCTGTATCGCTTCTCTCGACGGCATCTGCGCTACGCGCTGATTGCGCTCGCGCTCTATCGCTATTCGCTGGGCCGGTGGTGGCGCGCGGCCCGTGTAGCCCGGGTGGGGTTCTGCTTCCTGCAGCTCGTGGACGACGTGCTGGATGGAGACCGCCCCGTGGACGGCGAGCCGCTCGATTGGGTGGACGCATTGCTCACGGAGCTCGAGCCGGGGCGGGGGCAGGGCATCGGCACTGAAGCCATGCCGGGCCAGATGCGGGCCACAGCGTCGGAGATGGCACGCGAGCAGGCCACCGACATTGCGGCAACGCTGGGACGGGTGCTGCTCGACAGCCTGGAGTCTCCGGAGGCACGGGCGAATGTCTTCGCCCTCATGCGCACCATGCGGAGGGACCGAGAGCGGGTGCGAGAGCAACGGTGGCTTTCCGCCGAGCAGCTCATCGCGCAGCACCGCGACACCTTCCGACTGTCCGTGGACCTGATGCTCCACGTGGCCGGAGCCGACGTGCGCGCCTCGGATGTGCCGGCGCTCATCGACGCCTTCGGCTGGTGTTCCAGCCTGCGCGACCTGCGCGAGGACCTGGAGGCGGGGCTCTACAACGTGCCAGCCGAAGTGGCGGAAGAGGTGAGGGCCGAGGGCGCGAACCCGGCCGACTGCGACGCCCTGCTGGCATCCACCACCGGGCGCGCGTGGGTGGTGGCGGAGTACGCCCGCGCCCGCGTCCTGCTGGACCGCTCCGCCGAGGACCTCGCCACACTCGAAGGACGCACCGGCGTGCCCCTGCTGCGGTTGTTCCACCGCTCCATCGAGAGCTTCCGGGCAAGGCGGCTGCCCCGCCGCCTGCCGTTCCTGCGCGAGCCTGCGAGCGTCAAGCCGTGGCCTTCTGGCGCCGCGTCATCCGGCCCACGATGA
- a CDS encoding SgcJ/EcaC family oxidoreductase, translating into MTRTLGGVVALLLLLVAAPGQAQDAAAGGAPADVEATHNALRALKQDMEDALNKQDVDRLLSHLTPDVVFTTMNNDVRVGKDAIRAYYDEMMRGPNRVVDKITAKFEVDDLTHLYGNTGLAWGSSKDHYVLTDGTDIVIDGRWTCTLVREGDKWLIAAFHYSTNVFDNPLLEKLKYYGGIFIAVATLGALLAGFIVGRMTRRQKATA; encoded by the coding sequence ATGACGCGGACCCTCGGCGGTGTGGTGGCATTGCTGCTCTTGCTCGTCGCGGCACCCGGCCAGGCCCAGGATGCCGCGGCCGGCGGCGCGCCCGCGGACGTGGAGGCCACGCACAACGCGCTGCGCGCCCTCAAGCAGGACATGGAGGACGCGCTCAACAAGCAGGACGTGGACCGGCTGCTGTCCCACCTGACCCCGGACGTCGTCTTCACCACCATGAACAACGACGTGCGCGTGGGCAAGGACGCCATCCGCGCGTACTACGACGAGATGATGCGCGGGCCGAACCGCGTGGTGGACAAGATCACCGCGAAGTTCGAGGTGGATGACCTGACGCACCTCTATGGCAACACGGGCCTTGCCTGGGGCTCGTCGAAGGACCACTACGTGCTCACGGACGGCACGGACATCGTCATCGACGGCCGGTGGACGTGCACGCTCGTGCGCGAGGGCGACAAGTGGCTGATTGCCGCCTTCCACTACTCCACCAACGTCTTCGACAACCCGCTCCTCGAGAAGCTGAAGTACTACGGCGGCATCTTCATCGCCGTCGCGACGCTGGGCGCGCTCCTCGCGGGCTTCATCGTGGGCCGGATGACGCGGCGCCAGAAGGCCACGGCTTGA
- a CDS encoding fatty acid desaturase encodes MTSEGRGTPVPARLNLVLLVSAMTACAGCLWLASHGETWAVRLVAAVVFSFVNNTVFSLLHEATHGVLHPSRRVNDGLGRVAATLFPTSFTMQRAFHLNHHRHNRTRLEQFDYFRPGDNRLLKCAQWYSILSGLYWVFVPVGAVAFALVPGLLHRLRGTGTRYGEQTGADAYLGRLEDAPGSVIRWEVLLAAGVQGGLAVALDLSVMGWALCYAAFAVNWSGLQYADHAWSPLHVRDGAWDLRVAAPVRWMFLNYHYHRAHHRHPHVPWLYLGRYVDPNVPRPSFLRVWLSMWLGPRPLPETVESRVLPHEAPLTVAMEER; translated from the coding sequence ATGACGAGCGAGGGTAGGGGCACGCCCGTTCCGGCCCGGCTCAACCTCGTGCTGCTGGTCTCGGCGATGACCGCGTGCGCGGGCTGTCTCTGGCTGGCATCTCACGGTGAGACGTGGGCTGTGCGACTGGTGGCGGCGGTGGTGTTCTCGTTCGTGAACAACACCGTGTTCTCGCTGCTCCACGAGGCGACGCACGGCGTGCTGCATCCATCGCGCAGGGTGAATGATGGGTTGGGGCGCGTGGCGGCGACGCTGTTCCCCACGTCGTTCACCATGCAGCGGGCCTTCCACCTCAACCACCACCGGCACAACCGGACGCGGCTGGAGCAGTTCGACTACTTCCGGCCCGGCGACAATCGCCTCCTCAAGTGCGCGCAGTGGTACTCCATCCTCAGCGGGCTCTACTGGGTGTTCGTGCCGGTGGGGGCAGTGGCGTTCGCGCTCGTCCCCGGGCTGCTGCACCGGCTGCGTGGCACGGGGACTCGGTATGGGGAACAGACGGGCGCGGATGCGTATCTGGGGCGACTGGAGGATGCGCCGGGGTCCGTCATCCGGTGGGAGGTGCTGCTGGCGGCGGGAGTGCAGGGCGGGCTCGCGGTGGCGCTGGACCTGTCCGTGATGGGATGGGCGCTGTGCTACGCCGCGTTCGCCGTCAACTGGAGTGGGCTCCAGTACGCGGACCATGCGTGGTCTCCGCTGCACGTGCGCGACGGTGCGTGGGACTTGCGCGTGGCCGCGCCCGTGCGGTGGATGTTCCTCAACTACCACTACCACCGAGCGCACCATCGGCACCCGCATGTGCCGTGGCTCTATCTGGGCCGCTACGTGGACCCGAATGTCCCTCGGCCGTCGTTCCTGCGTGTGTGGCTGTCGATGTGGCTCGGGCCCAGGCCGCTGCCCGAGACAGTGGAGTCTCGTGTGCTTCCGCACGAGGCGCCGTTGACCGTTGCCATGGAGGAGCGATGA
- a CDS encoding chemotaxis protein CheB yields MSTRKPTKKTRRTPARVPSRPAAALSPTVPRVVGIGASAGGLEAFNELLLYLPERTGMAFVLVQHLSPDHESNLASLLSRATPLPVVEARDGERLQPDHVYVIPPGVLPALRDGVLRFTRRPRGPGLPRVIDHFLGSLARELGPRAVGVVLSGTGSDGTRGLMAIQTAGGATLAQAPGSARFPGMPQSASAEGAVGRELPLKELARALAFLGPRHELAPSPSSEEPDFASEPEAMARLFHLLKAAGGVDFSQYKPTTIYRRLTRRMLHCRMARLPDYVTWLESHPAELDALRHDLLIHVTSFFRDPETFEALARDVIPELLRGRDTHAPLRVWVPGCATGEEAYSVTICFLEAMAGITPAPGLQVFATDLSEAAIERARAGLYPDSITDHVSPERLRRFFVKVDGGYQVAKRVRGLCIFARQDLVSNPPFSRMDLISCRNVFIYLGPALQRKVLATLHYALNPRGFLVLGSSESVGPASDLFSLHDKRHKVYRKKGVTPRSGFFLARVEAPHPQHAEALPPELAVAAPDPQREADRIVLAQYGPPGVIVNDALEIMNFRGHTGAYLEPMPGAASLQLLKMAREELSLELRAALRQVKRQGSRVRRERILLREGPHERRINIDVRPLRASSGGHERYFLILFEEAPEPPSRAEAPRVRGVKGRVHPEVRQLREELAATREHLQALLDDQETAHEELRVANEESQSTNEELQSTNEELETAKEELQATNEELTTVNEELESRNQELIQVNSDLNNLLGSTHIATVMVGGDLRIRRFTPMAESLLKLSPGDMGRPLVDVHSPLLPADLGAVITQVTETLATIERDVQDAEGHWFQLRLRPYKTVDSRIEGAVMTVLDVDRLKRSLEEAQQARELAHAILDTLREPFLLLDGALRVVFANPAFYQAFQVTREQTQGRRVYELGNGQWNIPRLRDLLEEILPRDLWLRDFPVEHAFENIGARRMLLNARRLIGESLAPGRILLSIEDVTGRT; encoded by the coding sequence TTGAGCACCCGGAAACCCACGAAGAAGACCCGCCGGACCCCGGCTCGAGTGCCGTCGCGCCCCGCCGCGGCGCTCAGCCCCACCGTGCCCAGGGTGGTGGGCATTGGCGCCTCCGCCGGCGGGCTGGAGGCTTTCAACGAGCTGCTGCTGTACCTGCCCGAGCGGACGGGCATGGCCTTCGTGCTCGTGCAGCACCTGTCCCCCGACCACGAGAGCAACCTGGCGTCCCTCCTGTCGCGGGCGACTCCACTGCCCGTCGTCGAGGCCCGCGACGGCGAGCGGCTCCAGCCAGACCACGTCTATGTCATTCCTCCAGGAGTGCTCCCCGCGCTCCGGGACGGCGTGCTGCGCTTCACCCGCCGCCCGCGAGGGCCCGGGCTCCCCCGGGTCATCGACCACTTCCTGGGCTCGCTCGCGCGCGAGCTGGGGCCCCGCGCGGTGGGCGTCGTCCTCTCCGGAACGGGCTCGGATGGCACCCGGGGGTTGATGGCCATCCAGACCGCTGGGGGCGCCACGCTGGCGCAGGCGCCCGGCTCCGCCCGTTTCCCCGGCATGCCCCAGAGCGCCTCCGCCGAGGGCGCCGTCGGACGCGAGCTGCCGCTGAAGGAGCTCGCGCGGGCGCTCGCCTTCCTGGGCCCCCGGCACGAGCTGGCCCCGTCCCCCTCGTCCGAAGAGCCGGACTTCGCGAGCGAGCCCGAGGCCATGGCGCGCCTCTTCCACCTGCTGAAGGCCGCCGGCGGCGTGGACTTCTCCCAGTACAAGCCCACCACCATCTACCGCCGCCTCACCCGGCGGATGCTCCATTGCCGGATGGCGCGGCTCCCGGACTACGTCACCTGGCTCGAGTCCCACCCCGCCGAGCTGGATGCGCTCCGGCACGACCTGCTCATCCACGTCACCAGCTTCTTCCGGGATCCGGAGACCTTCGAAGCGCTCGCGCGCGACGTCATTCCCGAGCTGCTCCGCGGGCGCGACACCCACGCGCCGCTGCGTGTCTGGGTGCCCGGCTGCGCCACCGGAGAGGAGGCGTACTCGGTCACCATCTGCTTCCTGGAGGCGATGGCCGGCATCACCCCGGCACCGGGGCTGCAGGTGTTCGCCACGGACCTGAGCGAAGCCGCCATCGAACGTGCGCGCGCCGGCCTCTACCCGGACTCCATCACCGACCACGTCTCGCCCGAGCGCCTGCGCCGCTTCTTCGTGAAGGTGGACGGGGGCTACCAGGTGGCCAAGCGGGTGCGCGGCCTGTGCATCTTCGCGAGGCAGGACCTGGTGAGCAATCCGCCCTTCTCGCGGATGGACCTCATCAGTTGCCGCAATGTCTTCATCTACCTGGGCCCGGCGCTGCAGCGGAAGGTGCTGGCCACGCTCCACTACGCGCTCAACCCTCGCGGCTTCCTGGTGCTCGGGTCCTCGGAGTCGGTGGGCCCCGCGTCGGACCTGTTCTCCCTGCACGACAAGCGGCACAAGGTCTACCGGAAGAAGGGCGTCACGCCGCGGTCTGGCTTCTTCCTGGCTCGCGTGGAGGCTCCGCACCCGCAGCACGCCGAGGCGCTGCCCCCCGAACTGGCGGTGGCGGCGCCGGACCCGCAGCGCGAGGCGGACCGCATCGTCCTCGCCCAGTACGGGCCTCCCGGCGTCATCGTCAACGACGCGCTGGAGATCATGAACTTCCGCGGCCACACCGGCGCCTACCTCGAGCCGATGCCGGGCGCGGCGAGCCTCCAGCTCCTGAAGATGGCGCGCGAGGAGCTGTCGCTGGAGCTGCGCGCCGCGCTGAGGCAGGTAAAGCGGCAGGGCAGCCGCGTGCGACGCGAGCGTATCCTCCTGCGCGAGGGCCCACACGAGCGGCGAATCAACATCGACGTGCGCCCGTTGCGGGCCTCCTCCGGCGGCCACGAGCGCTATTTCCTCATCCTCTTCGAGGAGGCGCCCGAGCCGCCTTCCCGCGCCGAGGCCCCGCGCGTGCGCGGCGTGAAGGGCCGCGTCCACCCGGAGGTGCGGCAACTGCGCGAAGAGCTGGCCGCCACGCGAGAGCACCTGCAGGCCCTGCTGGACGACCAGGAGACCGCGCACGAGGAGCTGCGGGTCGCCAACGAGGAGTCCCAGTCCACCAACGAGGAGCTGCAGAGCACCAACGAGGAGCTGGAGACGGCCAAGGAGGAGCTCCAGGCCACCAACGAGGAGCTGACCACCGTCAACGAGGAGCTGGAGAGCCGCAACCAGGAGCTGATCCAGGTCAACAGCGACCTCAACAACCTGCTGGGCAGCACCCATATCGCCACCGTGATGGTGGGCGGTGACTTGCGCATCCGCCGCTTCACGCCCATGGCGGAGTCCCTGCTGAAGCTGTCGCCGGGCGATATGGGGCGGCCCCTGGTGGACGTCCACTCCCCGCTGCTGCCCGCGGACCTGGGGGCCGTCATCACCCAGGTGACGGAGACGCTGGCCACCATCGAGCGCGACGTCCAGGACGCCGAGGGGCACTGGTTCCAGCTCCGGCTGCGCCCCTACAAGACGGTGGACAGCCGCATCGAGGGCGCGGTGATGACGGTGCTGGACGTCGACCGGCTCAAGCGCAGCCTCGAGGAGGCCCAGCAGGCGAGGGAGCTGGCGCACGCCATCCTGGACACGCTGCGCGAGCCGTTCCTCCTCCTGGATGGCGCCCTGCGCGTGGTCTTCGCCAACCCCGCCTTCTACCAGGCGTTCCAGGTGACGCGGGAGCAGACCCAGGGCCGCCGCGTCTACGAGCTCGGCAACGGTCAGTGGAACATCCCCCGGCTGCGGGATCTCCTGGAGGAAATCCTCCCCCGGGACTTGTGGCTGCGGGACTTCCCCGTGGAGCACGCCTTCGAGAACATCGGCGCGCGGCGGATGCTCCTCAACGCGCGGAGGCTCATCGGGGAGAGCCTGGCCCCGGGGCGCATCCTGCTGTCCATCGAGGATGTCACGGGCAGGACGTAG